In one Umezawaea sp. Da 62-37 genomic region, the following are encoded:
- a CDS encoding VOC family protein — protein MTNFAGSQIDHLNIAVPDLSGSARFYEAALAPLGITKVLDVPADPAADQLAMVGLGWGDRKPFFWLVENGAVGAGVHLAFTASSHAEVDAFHAAAVAAGATSLREPGLQPEYHADYYGAFVSDPNGIDLEAVCHGA, from the coding sequence ATGACGAACTTCGCGGGCTCCCAGATCGACCACCTCAACATCGCCGTCCCGGACCTGTCCGGCTCCGCGCGTTTCTACGAAGCGGCCCTCGCGCCCCTCGGCATCACCAAGGTCCTGGACGTCCCGGCCGATCCGGCCGCCGACCAGCTGGCCATGGTCGGATTGGGCTGGGGGGACCGCAAACCGTTCTTCTGGCTCGTCGAGAACGGCGCCGTCGGCGCGGGCGTGCACCTCGCCTTCACCGCTTCCAGCCACGCCGAGGTCGACGCGTTCCACGCCGCGGCCGTAGCGGCGGGCGCCACCTCGCTGCGCGAACCCGGCCTCCAGCCCGAGTACCACGCCGACTACTACGGCGCCTTCGTCTCCGATCCCAACGGGATCGACCTCGAGGCCGTGTGCCACGGAGCGTGA
- a CDS encoding lycopene cyclase domain-containing protein: MDGRWEYALLLLGCLAVTAPLEFLGDGVYRRPAELVRAVLPVVLLFTAWDVVAVARRHWDYNPAFVTGLRLPGALPVEELLFFLVVPLCAVLTYEAVLTMRPKGIRLDDAVPDLAAHRG; this comes from the coding sequence ATGGACGGTCGTTGGGAGTACGCGCTCCTGCTGCTCGGATGCCTTGCTGTGACAGCACCTCTGGAGTTCCTCGGCGACGGCGTGTACCGGCGGCCGGCCGAACTGGTCCGCGCGGTCCTCCCGGTCGTGCTGCTGTTCACGGCCTGGGACGTCGTGGCCGTCGCCAGGCGGCACTGGGACTACAACCCGGCGTTCGTCACCGGGCTGCGGCTTCCCGGCGCGCTGCCGGTCGAGGAGCTGCTGTTCTTCCTCGTGGTCCCGCTCTGCGCCGTGCTCACCTACGAGGCCGTGCTCACCATGCGCCCCAAGGGGATCCGGCTCGACGACGCGGTGCCGGACCTGGCCGCGCACCGCGGCTGA
- a CDS encoding JmjC domain-containing protein: MSAPSTERSACGSSDRQALRRCVGVDPDVFAAEHWGRAPLFTPAADLPKAFDDLLDLAQVDELLSRRGLRTPFLRVARDGSVLGSAQFTRGGGVGADVADQVADDKVAALFAEGSTLVLQGLHRLWPSLIDLAGDLNTDLGHPVQINAYITPPQSQGFSAHYDVHDVFVLQVAGHKRWRVHEPVHPDPLRDQPWADHAAAVAEQAGREPLIDRVLAPGDALYLPRGYLHSAVAQGEISAHLTVGVHVVTRHALVEALFALAGRDADLRTSLPLGVDLADPEQLAPHVADVVKLLAGVLADADPADVAERVRRHVWAGNLPSPVAPLAQATAARGAEAGTSVRWRPGLRFRLGAEGDRVVLELPHNRLTLPSSTSAALHRLATGDVVVLGDLPGLPVEDQRVLVRRLLKDGIVVPA, encoded by the coding sequence ATGTCCGCTCCCTCCACCGAGCGCAGCGCTTGCGGGTCTTCGGACCGGCAGGCGCTGCGCCGCTGCGTCGGGGTCGACCCCGACGTCTTCGCGGCCGAGCACTGGGGCCGGGCCCCGCTGTTCACCCCGGCGGCGGACCTGCCGAAGGCGTTCGACGACCTGCTGGACCTGGCCCAGGTCGACGAGCTGCTGTCGCGGCGCGGGCTGCGCACGCCGTTCCTGCGCGTCGCGCGTGACGGGTCGGTGCTCGGGTCGGCGCAGTTCACCCGCGGCGGCGGGGTCGGCGCGGACGTCGCCGACCAGGTCGCCGACGACAAGGTGGCGGCGCTGTTCGCCGAGGGCAGCACGCTGGTGCTGCAGGGCCTGCACCGGTTGTGGCCGTCGCTGATCGACCTCGCGGGCGACCTGAACACCGACCTGGGCCACCCTGTACAGATCAACGCCTACATCACCCCTCCGCAGTCTCAGGGGTTCTCCGCGCACTACGACGTGCACGACGTGTTCGTCCTGCAAGTCGCCGGGCACAAGCGCTGGCGCGTCCACGAGCCCGTGCACCCGGACCCGCTGCGCGACCAGCCGTGGGCCGACCACGCCGCCGCCGTCGCCGAGCAGGCGGGGCGGGAACCGCTCATCGACCGCGTGCTGGCGCCGGGCGACGCCCTGTACCTGCCGCGCGGCTACCTGCACTCGGCCGTGGCGCAGGGGGAGATCAGCGCCCACCTCACCGTCGGCGTGCACGTCGTGACCCGGCACGCGCTGGTGGAGGCGCTGTTCGCGCTCGCGGGCCGGGACGCAGACCTGCGCACGTCGCTGCCGCTCGGTGTCGACCTGGCCGACCCGGAGCAGCTCGCGCCGCACGTCGCCGACGTGGTGAAGCTCCTCGCGGGCGTGCTGGCCGACGCCGACCCGGCCGATGTCGCCGAACGGGTGCGCCGCCACGTGTGGGCGGGGAACCTGCCGAGCCCGGTCGCACCGCTGGCCCAGGCCACCGCCGCGCGCGGGGCCGAGGCGGGCACGTCGGTGCGCTGGCGCCCCGGCCTGCGCTTCCGGCTGGGCGCCGAGGGGGACCGGGTGGTGCTCGAACTGCCGCACAACCGCTTGACCCTGCCATCGTCGACCTCCGCCGCGCTCCACCGGCTGGCCACCGGGGACGTCGTCGTGCTCGGCGACCTGCCCGGCCTGCCGGTCGAGGACCAGCGGGTGCTGGTGCGCAGGCTGCTCAAGGACGGGATCGTGGTTCCGGCGTGA
- a CDS encoding lycopene cyclase domain-containing protein — translation MGREYLVAALAAAVLTVLFELLVLRTGLFRRAAYWIAMGIVLAFQVLVDGWLTKLSAPVVRYADWAISGVRVPWDIPVEDFLFGFAMVTLTLLLWERSRGRKAGV, via the coding sequence GTGGGCAGGGAGTACCTGGTGGCGGCACTGGCGGCCGCCGTGCTGACCGTCCTCTTCGAACTCCTGGTCCTGCGCACGGGCCTGTTCCGCCGCGCGGCCTACTGGATCGCGATGGGGATCGTCCTCGCGTTCCAGGTGCTGGTGGACGGCTGGCTGACCAAGCTGAGCGCGCCGGTCGTGCGCTACGCGGACTGGGCCATCAGCGGCGTGCGCGTGCCGTGGGACATCCCCGTCGAGGACTTCCTCTTCGGGTTCGCGATGGTGACGCTGACGCTGCTGCTGTGGGAGCGCTCGCGTGGCCGGAAGGCAGGAGTCTGA
- a CDS encoding class I SAM-dependent methyltransferase has product MRTTTTAEVPGAFDAAAPAYDFLVRMNPGYHDALRRSASGLRLSGGGKGLRLLDLGCGTGASTAALLAAAPEAEIVGVDASEGMLAQARRKPWPDTVSFVHARAEELLAAGVRGPFDGVFAAYLVRNLPDPDPVLEVVRDLLKPGAPFVVHEYSVRDSLPSTVIWTAVCWAVVIPSGAVATRTPGIFTYLWRSALAFDGAGALRDRLRRSGFTAVRSDTVSGWQRGIVHTFVGHAPKGDQA; this is encoded by the coding sequence GTGCGGACCACGACCACGGCGGAGGTGCCCGGCGCGTTCGACGCCGCCGCCCCGGCCTACGACTTCCTGGTGCGGATGAACCCCGGCTACCACGACGCCCTGCGCCGCTCGGCGAGCGGACTGCGGCTGTCCGGAGGCGGCAAGGGCCTGCGGCTGCTCGACCTCGGCTGCGGCACGGGCGCGTCCACCGCCGCGCTGCTCGCCGCGGCGCCGGAGGCCGAGATCGTCGGCGTGGACGCGTCCGAGGGCATGCTGGCCCAGGCCCGCCGGAAACCCTGGCCCGACACGGTGTCCTTCGTGCACGCCAGGGCCGAGGAACTGCTCGCCGCGGGGGTGCGCGGGCCGTTCGACGGGGTCTTCGCCGCCTACCTGGTCCGCAACCTGCCGGACCCGGACCCGGTGCTGGAGGTGGTGCGGGACCTGTTGAAGCCCGGCGCCCCCTTCGTGGTCCACGAGTACTCCGTGCGCGACTCGCTGCCGAGCACGGTGATCTGGACGGCGGTGTGCTGGGCGGTGGTCATCCCCAGCGGCGCCGTCGCCACCCGCACGCCGGGGATCTTCACCTACCTGTGGCGCAGCGCACTCGCCTTCGACGGTGCAGGCGCGCTGCGCGACCGCTTGCGCCGCAGCGGTTTCACCGCCGTCCGCAGCGACACCGTGTCGGGCTGGCAGCGCGGAATCGTGCACACCTTCGTCGGGCACGCCCCCAAGGGAGACCAGGCATGA
- a CDS encoding sucrase ferredoxin, with amino-acid sequence MTGERCADGCVRRDDTPTATAPPVRRWVLVELPGAWGPDPLRRTAEGVAITAVAGSAGARVLFIRRPGRTAAGKRRRWAFADSTPGQERILWSEFDDPAELADVRLDEGVPSDRPVYLVCTHGKHDLCCAVRGRPVAAALAAARPEDTWECSHVGGDRFAANLLVLPHGLYYGRLDGKTAVAVAEAHERGLVLGPVSRGRSSIPAPAQAAEHFARGRLGEDRLDRLSLVSVDQVERHRWQVRFTGPDVVVDVKAGFHRADGPLTCAGSTPGTAREFELVSMSDGAGSDANR; translated from the coding sequence GTGACGGGTGAGCGGTGCGCGGACGGGTGCGTCCGCCGTGACGACACCCCGACCGCGACCGCGCCACCGGTGCGCCGCTGGGTGCTGGTGGAACTGCCCGGAGCGTGGGGGCCCGACCCGTTGCGGCGGACCGCGGAGGGCGTGGCGATCACGGCCGTGGCGGGCAGCGCGGGCGCCAGGGTGCTGTTCATCCGGCGGCCGGGCCGCACCGCCGCCGGGAAGCGCAGGCGGTGGGCGTTCGCGGACTCGACACCGGGGCAGGAGCGGATCCTGTGGTCGGAGTTCGACGATCCCGCCGAACTGGCCGACGTCCGGCTGGACGAGGGCGTTCCCTCCGACCGGCCGGTGTACCTGGTGTGCACGCACGGCAAGCACGACCTGTGCTGCGCGGTGCGCGGCCGTCCGGTCGCCGCCGCGCTGGCCGCGGCCCGGCCGGAGGACACCTGGGAGTGCTCGCACGTCGGCGGCGACCGGTTCGCCGCCAACCTGCTCGTCCTCCCGCACGGCCTCTACTACGGCAGGCTCGACGGGAAGACCGCCGTCGCCGTCGCCGAGGCGCACGAACGCGGCCTGGTGCTGGGCCCGGTGTCCCGCGGCCGCTCGTCGATACCCGCGCCCGCCCAGGCCGCCGAGCACTTCGCGCGCGGCCGCCTCGGCGAGGACCGGCTGGACCGGCTCAGCCTGGTGTCGGTGGACCAGGTCGAGCGGCACCGCTGGCAGGTGCGGTTCACCGGACCGGACGTGGTGGTCGACGTCAAGGCCGGGTTCCACCGGGCCGACGGCCCGCTCACCTGCGCCGGGTCGACACCCGGTACCGCGCGGGAGTTCGAGCTGGTCTCGATGTCCGACGGGGCCGGGTCCGACGCGAACAGGTGA